The genomic region GCGCACCGTAGAAGTGGTTCAGCAGCATCAGCTCAACCACAGCCACGAAAGCGCAGACCACGACAAAGCCAGGGCTGAAGACTCGCTTGCGATGGGATGAACTGCCGTCCGGCCAAATGCCAGCTTCGGCTGTGAAAACCAGCATGAGCGCCATCAGAGCATAGGTCCACACCTTGCTCCAGAAGCTCTGCTCTCGCCATGCAGTCATTTTTTCTGTTCCGCAGACCGAATTATCCGGCCGTCCTTCACCTCATCCGCATAACCCGCCAGTCGATCCTCGTCCGCATGAAGCACGGTACACATCCTCAGCACGGCTTGGGCGTCCGCCTCATTCCTGGCAAGGCTCAGTCGCTCTGCAATCCTCATCAGCTCTACGGCCGACCACTTGAGGTCTGAGGCGATGCCTTGTAGGTCGCGCTTGAGATCTTGGTTTGGTTTGTCGAGGGTCATAATGCGTCCTTACAGATCTATGGCTCGAAGGCGCTCAATGGCGTCTCTGAGCTTTACGGACTGCTCCAGGGCTGCTTCGCCGAGATCGATAAGGCCTGCATTCATTAATTCCACTGCCTGACTGGCCAGCGTTTCGGCGATAGCTTCAAGGTTCGCCGAGTAAGCTTCAATCTCAGATTTTGCAGTCTGCGTCATAGCCATGTTCTCCGCATTTATCTGTGCGATTATTTACCTAGCGACTGACGCGCGTTATATGCGCCGTCTTTACCTCATCCGCATACCCATCCATCAGCTCCTCGACCTCCTGGAACCTCATAGCGATCGCTATCAGTTCGCGAGCGTCATCTTCCTGGCCGGCATCAGAAAGCTTTACAGCAGCCTGCTTCAGGTCGACGCCTGACCACTTGAGCAGGGCGGTAGCCTCTTTAAGGTCGCGGTGCAGTTGCTGGTTTGGCATGGTGAGGGGCATGCAGTCTCCTTGCTGTTTCTTCGATCCTACTCAGATTCGGTTCGCGTTATCAGTCCAGCACCAACCTCGTCTGCGAGGGCGGCGAGCCGATCCGCATCATCGTATAACTTCGCTACCAGCTTTAGGACGGCTGCAACATCGATATCTTGGCAGTCCTTAGTGATGTTGATTATGCCGCCCGCGGCTTGCTCGAGGCCCAGCCCAAGGTAATTGAGCTCGTTGCACAGCTGTTTGTTGGGCTTGGTGAGGGGCATGGGCTATACCAGATTGGCATTCCAGACGAGCAGCACACGCGCCTGGATGTACGTTTCATCAAGAAAGATGTCCTCGGCCTTGTGCTTCCGATTGTCCGACAGCATCTTGAATTTGTCCTTACCCTTCATTTGCAGACGCTTGATGTACTGAAAGCCTTGGTACGAGAAGAAGTAGATTCCATCGCCAACGAACTCTTTGATGCTGACATCGACCAGTAGCGGATCGCCATGCTTGATGGTTGGCGTCATGGACTGCCCCCAGCCGGTGATCATCTTCAGATGGAAGTGCTCTTTGAACTCGACGCCCATGGCTCGGAGCTGGGAGGGGCTGACGCGCACGTCCTGGAGCATCTCGGGGAAGTCATGAGCAATTTCGCCGCCGCCCAAGGCTCCGCGTACGTCATAGTGAGCAATCCATACTTCGTCGCCCACCTTTCCAGGCCTGTAGGCGTCATGCACCAAGCCGCCCAACTCCTCGCCCAGGGCGTCATCTTCCGCAATAGCTAGAAGCCTCATTAGCTTGTCTTCGCCGAGGCGCTTCCCAGCAAGCATTGCTCGGAACTTCTCGACGGCGGTCGAAGCAGGCTCTGGCTCAGCAACTAAAACGCCAGTTCTGGCGCCGTCTCCAATATTTTCATATGAAAAGCCAGGGCGCAGACCCCAGTGCTCTGGGCCAACGACATCGGAGAAATAGGCGATCACGTCCATCAGCTTCGACTTGTCGATCCTGCCGTTTTTCACCCAGCCCTGTATCGACGGAGGCTTCACGGAGAAGTCGTCTGCGAGGTCTTTTTTCGATACGCCCTTGGCGATCCGCGCAGCTTCAATGGCTGCGCCTAATTCTGGTCCGGTAAGCATTGCCTAATTAAGCCTATTGCGCTGACGGTTAGGCAATGGCTTGCCCGTGATAAGGTAATGCCTTATATTCGACACAAATCTCCAGGAGAGAACTCATGAAATCAGCAGAAGCGGCCAAAGAAGCATCTCGCTTGCTGGGTAGTCAGGTGGAAATGGCGCGCCTGCTGCAGGTCACTGCACCCACCGTTAATCAGTGGTGCTCCGGCGAGCGCGCAGTCCCAGCAAAGCGCGCAGTTCAAATCGAAGCATTGACCGGTGGCGTCGTAAACCGCGCCGACCTTTGCCCATCGTTTCCATGGGGGCAGATCGCTTCGGCATCTATTGAGGCTTCGCAGCAGTCCGCCGCCTGACATCCCCGTCCGCCGTTCCATTGAAGCCAGATTAGAAGAGAGCAGTCCCCATGCAAACGTCGAACTTGCGACACGAAACACGCGATGCGGTCTTGGTCGCCATTGCGCGCGACATGATCGCGAGAACGAGCATGAGCCAAGACGGCTTCGCTGAGCAGCTCAACCACCAGCTGTTTACGCGAGCGCCGGAGCGCTGCAAGGAAAAGGGTTTTCCGGATTTACAGGGCATGACCAAAACCGCAGACATGCAGGCCTACGGTCGCGCCTACAAGGCCTGGAGCAAGCGCGTAGAGCGCTGGCTCGATGACAGCGGCGACCGCATTGAGATCCCTTCGTGGATTGAAGAGTCATGGGTTGCAGCCCTGGATCAGCCCTGGCGTGACCGCGCATTGATTGAGCTGTCGAGTCGCTACGGTCTTTTGGCTGTTAAGCAGGTTGGCTCTGGTATCGACGACGCCTTGCAGGTGTTCGCCGGTATCTCAACGAGTTTTGGGCTCGTAGCTGGCCTGGGCGGAAAGGTTTTTGCCGATGGCGTGTTTGACCAGAAAGACCAAGTTTACGCCGAGTCATTTGAAACCTTCTGCCGGTCCCTTGCCGCTCATGCCGTCGCAATGGCAGATCGGGCCGCGCTTGTTGGTTCGAAGGCTCACTAAATCACAGGCACAAAAAAACCAGGTTCGTGGCCTGGCTCATTGCTACATCAGCGAGGCAATAATGAATACACAATCAACCCCCGTCAATACCTCCAACAATCTCGCGCCACGTTTTTCGCAATCTGAAAACGTGGCGCGGATTAAACCAGTGACACCTTTCGACTTCCACGGCTTTCCCGTCCGCGTAATTGACGACGGTCACGGGGAGCCATGGTTCATCGCCAAGGACATCGCCGAAGCCCTGGGCTACTCCAACACGTCGAAGGCGATCAATGTCCACTGCAAAGCGGTCAGCACCTGCCATACCGAAATGGGAGGTCAGGTCCGCGCAGTGCAAATCATCCCTGAACGCGATCTCTACCGGCTGGTGATGAAGTCCAAGCTTCCGGCTGCTGAGCAGTTCGAAGAGTGGGTGGTTGGCCAGGTCCTGCCGACCATTCGAAAGACCGGCTCTTACACCGGCCAGGAGACGAACAACTCCAAGGTCATTGGCGAACTCGCCATTCTGGAATGCTTCGATCGCCTGCTGAAGCCGGCGCCCTCCAGCAAAATGATGATGCTTGTGCAGATCGCCGCCAACAACGGCCTGGATGCCAAATTCCTCCCAGGCTATGCAGTGGACGCCGCCTCCGACGCTGCCGGCGGGTCTTCGATGCCGACCAAGGCAATCACCGCCCTGATCAAAGATCACGCCATCGCCAGCACTGCCCGCGCCTTCAACCTTGCACTTGAGGCCCACGGCTTCCTCAAGGTCCTCCAGCGCAAAAACTCCAAGCAGGAAATGGTGGACTTCTGGTCTGTGACCGAGAAGGGCATGGCCTACGGCAAGAACCTCACCAGCCCTCAATGCCCCCGCGAGACGCAGCCTCACTGGTACGTGGATCGCTTCCTTGATTTGGCCGCTAAGGTCGGGAAGGCCTGACATGCAATACACCGTCACGATTAATCAGGTGAAGGCGCTGGAGTGGGGGCTGAATTCTCAGCAGGCCCTGCTGTTTGCCTTCGTCTACGGCTGCCCGAGCTGGACCAAGCCAATCAAGACCGATGACGGGGTCTTCTTCGCGCTGAGCAAGGCAAAGATCACTGAGGAGCTGCCGCTGCTCACAGACAAGCCAGACACCGCTTACCGCATGCTGAAGGCCCTGGAAGAGGCCGGTTTGATTGAGCTTTCCAGCACTTCGAACATCACGCTTTTTCGCCTTACCGAGAAGGCCATCGAGTGGAACCAGAAGCTTGATGGGTCGGAAAAATATCCGACCCCACCAAAAAACAAAGGTCGGAAAAATATCCGATCTACCTCGGATAAATCTCCGAGCAAGGTCGGAAAAAAATCCGAGCAAGGGTCGGATAAATCTCCGACAAATCAGGATACCAATCATCAGGGTACCAATCAGGACACCAGTCAGGACTTGCAGGACGCCACCGGCAAGCCGGCTCAGTCCCGCGGCTTGGTGCTGGTGGTTGATCGCACCGATGCCCCACGGGTTGAGATCCCCGCCGATATGCCGGGCCCCAAAGACCAGACCTGCAAAACCTTCAAGGTCTGGGCGAACTACGCCATGGCTTACCGCAAGCGCTACAGCGCCTGGCCTGTGTGGAATGCCAAGGTCGGTGGCCAGCTCGGACAGTTGGTCGACCGCCTCGGCGCCGATGTAGCTCACCACGTCGCCGCCCACTTCCTGAAAACCAGCGACGCCGCTGTGCTGCGCAAGTGCCACAGCCTCAACGAGCTGCTGGCCAACGCCGAGAGCTATCACACCCAGTGGGTAACCGGGCAGCGCATCAACGGCACAACTGCTCGCCAGATGGAGCGGACAGAGGCGAACCACTCCGCAGCGGAGCAGGCCGCCCAGATGGTTCTGGCCAAACGCCAAGCAGGTGACCGCAATGAATACCTCTGAAATGAACGACCAGCAGGTTGCCGGGCTGGCCGCCGCCATCTGCGCCACAGCCGAGGCCATGGGCCAGGAAATGAACCCGGGGACCGCCGCAATGATGGCCGAAGACCTGTGCGCCTATCCGGTGCCAGCGGTCAAAGCCGCGTTGAAGGCCTGCCGCTTCGAGGTGAAAGGCAAGCTGGCTATGGCTGACATCCTCCAGCGCGTCCAGGCCTCCGACGGTCGCCCGGGCAAGGACGAGGCTTGGGCCATCGCAATGACCACCAACGACGAATTCGAAACCGTGGTGCTGACCGACGAAATCCAGCTGGCCCTGGCCGCCGCTAAACCGGTCCTCGACGCCGGCGACAAGATCGGTGCGCGCATGGCGTTCATCAGCGCTTACGAGCGGTTTGTCGGCCAGGCCCGCCAGGACACGAAGCCGGTGAATTGGCATGTCTCCGTGGGATTTGACGCTGGTCGTCGCATCCAGGCTGTCACCAAGGCTCTGGAGTTGAAGCGCATTCCCAGCGAACACGGCCAGAAGTACCTGGCAGACCTGAGCGTTGAGCCGATCACCGAGGATGGGCGCGCCCTGGCTGGCCTGATCACTGGCGCCGTTACCCGGCCGGCTCCAGCGCTGCGCGAAAAGTTGCAGATGGTGAAGGATTCGATGCTGGAAATGCGCGCTGCCAGTGCTGAAAGGAAGGATGAAATGCGGATAGACGCGGCCAATGAGTTGGCAGATCGCCGGGCGCTGCTGCTGAAGCAGGCGCGGGACTTGGAGCAGGAGAGGGCGTCGCAATGAATGAAGCCAGACAGCAACAGGTGCTCGCCGGGCAGTCCTCAATAGCTAAGAAGGTTTTCGGCTACGTCCCAATCCAAACGAGCTGGAGCAACCACGAAATCCACGGCGCGGTATCGACAGCCAAGGCCACCAACGCATCGCCTTACGCCATCCGCCGCGCCCTGGGCGAACTCAAGGAAGCGGGCCTGATCCGCGAGCCAGTCGGCGGCAAGTTTCAGCGTGACGCAGCAACCCCTAAACCCAAAAAGGAGCAGGCCGTGACCCAGGTAGCCAAGCAGGCAGTTGTTTCGACCAAGAAGCCAGAGGCCGGCGCCCTGGATGTTCTCGCCGGCTTGTCGGTCGAGGTGGTCAGCTTGGCCGATGAGATTGGTCAGCGCTTGAAGACGCTGGCCGGCCGCATCGAAGAAGTGGCGCTGTCGGTTGAGGCTGAGCGCGAAACCAATGCCGCTGCCGTGGGCAAGCTGAAGCAGTTGCAGGAGCTGCTGAAGGGGATCTCGCAATGAAACGAGCAAACCCAGCACAGCTACGCCAATCCATTGAGATGGCGAACACCATGGTCAAGCACGGTATTCGTTTCGTGTGCATGCCGGTGGTGGATGAGGCGGACTTAGCCAATCTCGCCAGCCAGGCCGCCGAGCGCTTTGAGCGCATGGCATTGATCGCAGAAGCAGCGGAGCAACGGACATGACCGACAAGATGCGTGAAGAGTTCGAGAAAAGCCCGCGCTTTCGTGGGATGGATTTCACTCGCTCGGCGACTCACCCAGAGTTCTACGACAGCCCTTACGCGAACGGCGCATGGGACGGCTGGAAGGCCTCCCGCGAGGCGCTGGTGATTGAGCTTCCTGATTACACAAGCCCGTATTACGGCGGCGACCACTTCGACGAATGTCAGTACGCAGCTGACTGTGAAAAAGCCATCGAAGCCGCAGGCCTGAAGGTAAAGCCATGATAATCGACAAAGCGAAGCTCAAAGCGCTGGTCGAGCAGGGCAGCTTGCCTCCTATCATCACGGCTCTAATCGAGGAAATCGAAAGGCTTGAAGGGTCCGTACAAAGCCTTATCCAGATGGAAAGGAACACCGGCAATCGGGCGCTCGAATATGCAGGGAGGTGTGACCAACTCCGCGCCGAAGTCGCCGGCCTCGAGACCGGCTACGAAGCCTACGAGCGGGTGAATGCTGAGCTGAAGGCTGAGGTGGAAGTCTTTCGGGGTCTTCTTCGTGAGATGCGCGCCATCGGGAACCATGCGCCTGCGGAGCTGACGCTGCGTATCGACGCGGCCTTGGGCAAGGGAGTGCGGTCATGACTCTGGATTCAATCGCTTTATGGCTTGGTTACGGCGTGATGATGGTCGGTGGTGCGCTGCTGGTGGTGGCAATACTCCTTGCGATCAGCCTGGTTCTCTCAGCGAAGGTCGATCTGATCGGGAAGTACCTGCGGTTTTACTGGGACCTGAAGACATTGCGCGCGACCATGCGCCAGCTTGAGGCTGAAGGGAAGGTAAGCAAGACAACAGGGGTGAAGCCGTGACCAGCCTGCAGATCCGCAACGAATCAGACCGTGCCCGGGTGATTGGGCATATCGCTGGAATGGACATCACCAAGCCAAAGAAGCTCGCCATCACCGAAGTGGACCGTAGCGGGGAGCAGAACAAGGCCCTGCACGCGGCCCTGGCCGATATCGCCGCCCAGGTCGAACACGCCGGGAAGAAGTGGGACGTCCTGATCTGGAAGCGCCTGCTGACGGCCGCCTGGCTGCGCGAAACGGGCGACCAGCCGCAGCTGATACCGGCGGTGGACGGCAACGGCTTCGACGTCATCTACGAGCGCACAAGCAAGCTCACCGTCAAGCAGTGCGGCGATTTGATCGAGTGGGTTATGGCTTTCGGCGCCGAGCACCAGGTGCGATGGACACAGAAGGACAAATGGGGAGGGCGTTATTGAATGGCCATCGAAAGGAAGCAGCCCAAGCCGAAAAAATGCCGCGTTGCTACGTGCAGGGCCTCATTCGTCCCTTCGCGGATGGGGCAGGCGGTTTGCAGCCCGGCCTGCGCGATCATCGACGGGCCGAGGCATGCACCGAAGGCGCGAAAGGCGCTGGCCGACATCGAGCGCAAGGACATCAACGTCCGCAAGGAGAAGCTGAAGAGCAGGGCTGATCACCTTAAGGATACACAGAAGGCCTTTAACGCATGGGTGCGCGCCCGTGACGCCGAGTTGCCATGCGTGAGCTGTGGGCGTCACCACCAGGGCAAATATGACGCAGGTCACTACAGGACGGTCGGGGGCAATCCAGCGTTGCGCTTCGAGCCCCTGAATTGCCACCGCCAGTGTTCACAGTGCAACACCCAGCTTTCCGGGAACATCGTGAACTATCGAATCGAACTGGTTAAGCGTCTCGGCGTCGAGGCAGTTGATTGGCTGGAAGGTCCTCATGAGGCTAAGAAGTACACCATCGAGCAACTGAAGGCGATGACCGCCGAATACCGGGCAAAGACCAGAGAACTGAAAAAGGAGCAAGCCGCATGAAGCTGATCAATGCAAGACAGGTTTGGACCGAAGCACAACACGAATCGAACGCGTCGATCAGCGCTGCGGCCATCGACCGGGCGGAGTCGGCACCAGTGAAGACCGGAGGGCGCATCGGCAAGCGTGACGCCCAGTTCCCAGCCCTGGGCAGCGAGAAGGGGGAGGAGGCCGGGCGCTTCTCAGTGCCTGGGCAGCGGATCAGCATCAGCGAAACCCGGCGCACATCCGCTGGCAAGTCCACGGCCCGCGCCGCACACCTGGCAACCATCGGCAAAGTCCTGCGCGCCATCGGTACACTTCCATTCCAGGAGCAACAGTTCGGGCACTACCTGTATCACCCATGCATGACGCTCGCTCACGTTCTCAACGCCGAGAAGCTGATCTGGAGTTGCGTGGACTTTTCCACCCTGACCGAAGCCAAGGAAGCAAAGGTGCATTGCCTTGTGACGATGGCCCTGCAGTCCTACAAGGT from Pseudomonas synxantha harbors:
- a CDS encoding helix-turn-helix transcriptional regulator, which codes for MLTGPELGAAIEAARIAKGVSKKDLADDFSVKPPSIQGWVKNGRIDKSKLMDVIAYFSDVVGPEHWGLRPGFSYENIGDGARTGVLVAEPEPASTAVEKFRAMLAGKRLGEDKLMRLLAIAEDDALGEELGGLVHDAYRPGKVGDEVWIAHYDVRGALGGGEIAHDFPEMLQDVRVSPSQLRAMGVEFKEHFHLKMITGWGQSMTPTIKHGDPLLVDVSIKEFVGDGIYFFSYQGFQYIKRLQMKGKDKFKMLSDNRKHKAEDIFLDETYIQARVLLVWNANLV
- a CDS encoding transcriptional regulator, with the translated sequence MKSAEAAKEASRLLGSQVEMARLLQVTAPTVNQWCSGERAVPAKRAVQIEALTGGVVNRADLCPSFPWGQIASASIEASQQSAA
- a CDS encoding Bro-N domain-containing protein — protein: MNTQSTPVNTSNNLAPRFSQSENVARIKPVTPFDFHGFPVRVIDDGHGEPWFIAKDIAEALGYSNTSKAINVHCKAVSTCHTEMGGQVRAVQIIPERDLYRLVMKSKLPAAEQFEEWVVGQVLPTIRKTGSYTGQETNNSKVIGELAILECFDRLLKPAPSSKMMMLVQIAANNGLDAKFLPGYAVDAASDAAGGSSMPTKAITALIKDHAIASTARAFNLALEAHGFLKVLQRKNSKQEMVDFWSVTEKGMAYGKNLTSPQCPRETQPHWYVDRFLDLAAKVGKA
- a CDS encoding DUF1382 family protein, translated to MKRANPAQLRQSIEMANTMVKHGIRFVCMPVVDEADLANLASQAAERFERMALIAEAAEQRT
- a CDS encoding recombination protein NinB, whose product is MTSLQIRNESDRARVIGHIAGMDITKPKKLAITEVDRSGEQNKALHAALADIAAQVEHAGKKWDVLIWKRLLTAAWLRETGDQPQLIPAVDGNGFDVIYERTSKLTVKQCGDLIEWVMAFGAEHQVRWTQKDKWGGRY
- a CDS encoding recombination protein NinG, whose translation is MAIERKQPKPKKCRVATCRASFVPSRMGQAVCSPACAIIDGPRHAPKARKALADIERKDINVRKEKLKSRADHLKDTQKAFNAWVRARDAELPCVSCGRHHQGKYDAGHYRTVGGNPALRFEPLNCHRQCSQCNTQLSGNIVNYRIELVKRLGVEAVDWLEGPHEAKKYTIEQLKAMTAEYRAKTRELKKEQAA